The Solenopsis invicta isolate M01_SB chromosome 12, UNIL_Sinv_3.0, whole genome shotgun sequence genome window below encodes:
- the LOC105205145 gene encoding uncharacterized protein LOC105205145 → MNDKECVLCEFINEDNAIAVGYREWLLHSLDEKKLDQIIGSKEEVKLQWPNVDIGPANIMKTRVKKCIWQTVVAKILAHGDWKTMCKMRDNLEKYSILDPTKEDRRIIKRRSTDDVDEDDKDSVNLSSAPQKSQLNKEKKNVVKSVPHRKAGPSRIGSKSLKICTAKKHKVISVSVL, encoded by the exons atgaaTGACAAAGAATGTGTATTGTGTGAATTCATTAATGAAGATAATGCTATTGCGGTTGGCTATCGCGAGTGGTTGCTACATAGCTTAGACGAAAAGAAACTTGACCAGATCATTGGCAGCAAGGAAGAGGTTAAATTGCAATGGCCAAACGTAGATATTGGACCCGCCAATATAATGAAAACaagagtaaaaaaatgtatttggcAAACTGTGGTCGCAAAGATCCTGGCTCATGGTG actGGAAGACAATGTGTAAAATGCGCGATAACTTAGAAAAATATTCCATATTAGATCCTACAAAAGAGGACAGAAGAATCATCAAAAGACGAAGCACTGATGACGTTGATGAAGATGACAAAGATTCTGTGAATCTATCCTCTGCACCACAG AAATCACaactaaataaagaaaagaaaaatgttgtaaagaGTGTCCCACATAGAAAGGCAGGTCCTTCTAGAATTGGTAGTAAGTCACTAAAAATATGTACGGCTAAAAAACATAAGGTGATATCTGTAAGTgtcttataa
- the LOC120359197 gene encoding uncharacterized protein LOC120359197, with the protein MDDDAEIPESTLRRRRLLETAQKESLQAEKHANNENVWNADESLSSNSDNLSSDSTDTSKNKVTDRSSIEELTSVSSTSDTSENKESDRSSTDDRCTDQTPDIFFDESFGHADVTDPKRNEESLIIN; encoded by the exons ATGGACGATGATGCAGAAATACCAGAATCGACATTACGTAGAAGACGTTTATTAGAAACAGCACAAAAAGAATCTTTACAG GCTGAAAAACATGccaataatgaaaatgtatgGAATGCAGACGAATCATTGAGCAGTAACAGTGATAACTTATCATCAGATTCGACTGATACATCGAAAAATAAAGTAACAGATCGTAGCAGTATTGAAGAGTTAACATCAGTTTCAAGCACTAGTGATACGTCTGAAAATAAAGAATCAGATCGCAGCAGTACTGATGACAGATGTACCGATCAAACTCCTGATATTTTCTTTGATGAAAGTTTTGGTCATGCTGATGTAACAGACCcaaaaagaaatgaagaaagtttaataatcaattaa
- the LOC105204497 gene encoding uncharacterized protein LOC105204497, with translation MSDLENHSSDEDEDNVDIVIRADVQNHRDNEPCDVNERTPLYEGSDISKEESKLLILSFLARYNLPDIALNKLLELVNCHLPANAHWHLSKFQLLKKFRSEDVKVYYYCPQCENTIINFGAIHRKNCEECGYICYEAKLKEARNYFLHLPLKNQIS, from the exons ATGTCTGATTTGGAAAACCATTCTAGTGATGAGGACGAAGATAATGTAGATATTGTGATAAGAGCTGATGTACAGAATCACAGAGATAACGAACCGTGCGATGTTAACGAA aGAACTCCATTATATGAAGGCAGCGATATATCGAAGGAAGAGAGTAAGTTGCTGATCTTAAGCTTTTTGGCACGATATAATTTACCGGATATTGCCCTCAACAAACTTCTTGAGTTAGTTAATTGTCATTTACCGGCTAATGCGCACTGGCACCTTTCTAAATTTCAATTGTTAAAGAAATTTCGATCTGAAGATGTCAAAGTGTATTATTACTGTCCACAATGCGAAAACACTATTATCAACTTTGGTGCTATACACAGGAAAAATTGTGAGGAATGTGGATATATTTGTTACGAAGCTAAGCTAAAAGAAGCTCGAAATTACTTTCTTCATCTTCCACTGAAGAATCAAATTTCTTAA
- the LOC105195461 gene encoding F-box only protein 28, producing the protein MVSTRQSSNMGSNGGSGPVGEVEVNSLKKHHSVTAGTSNNGATIEPRNLNLLDLPVEVLEKIFGYLGFNMVAHMRLVCHQLDRICGSMLNSTFQKLQAQMLSRFQAIKAQMPRRESARRNHPLACESDIIETLHMRLTLLQMSFGKHIERKHCCFFPGEILDEVYRILHYIKVTPKLQRPYKVTDELFDLSTMAMEYFKEHIEPTLPEIPYFGADFLDLAGTFSSSSSVSKPFMCLDSAPLTVGNGKTGNTEEEGSSSHCSDDPALLESNVSPPQSNMVLRKRIRKIKQGMRRYNSQLTLMRRDLKSCKAKIADQQKQIVEYATRLDDNDKKNEETSRKFSTLLQELNKCKTELQYWRSKSPAIPVCVGCGQSMPVPTEDLQALANQGVLPDAFGEGHDFIPIADAHSPTEVVQQSVVTQSPSTPTVDMAPPKAPVPSISFKRKPTAEETSGDAAKKSRRTAKSRQAKRSKI; encoded by the exons atggtgTCAACACGTCAATCAAGTAACATGGGAAGCAATGGTGGCAGTGGACCAGTTGGTGAAGTAGAAGTAAACTCTTTGAAAAAGCATCATTCTGTAACAGCTGGCACATCTAACAATGGAGCCACCATTGAACCACGCAATCTCAATCTCTTGGATTTACCTGTCGAGGTTCTTGAGAAGATCTTTGGCTACCTAGGTTTCAATATGGTAGCACATATGCGCTTA GTTTGCCATCAACTGGACCGCATTTGTGGATCAATGCTGAATTCTACGTTTCAAAAGCTACAAGCTCAAATGTTGAGTCGTTTTCAAGCTATCAAGGCACAAATGCCTAGACGTGAATCCGCGCGTCGGAATCATCCGTTAGCGTGCGAGTCGGACATTATAGAAACTTTGCATATGCGGCTCACCTTGTTACAAATGAGTTTTGGCAAGCATATTGAACGGAAGCATTGCTGCTTTTTTCCTGGTGAG ATTTTAGATGAAGTTTATCGTATTCTTCATTACATAAAAGTTACTCCGAAATTACAAAGACCTTACAAAGTCACAGACGAATTGTTTGATTTGAGCACTATGGCTATGGAATATTTCAAGGAACATATTGAACCAACTTTACCAGAAATACCTTATTTTGGTGCTGACTTTTTGGATCTTGCAGGAACATTCTCCT CTTCTAGTAGCGTGAGTAAACCATTTATGTGCCTGGATTCTGCACCCTTGACCGTTGGGAATGGAAAAACTGGCAATACTGAGGAAGAAGGATCTTCATCGCATTGCTCGGACGATCCTGCACTTTTGGAATCCAATGTGTCACCGCCACAATCGAATATGGTTTTGCGAAAACGGATTCGCAAGATCAAACAGGGCATGAGACGATACAACAGCCAGCTAACATTAATGCGCAGGGATTTGAAGAGTTGCAAGGCGAAAATTGCGGATCAACAGAAGCAAATCGTAGAATACGCCACTCGATTGGATGATAATGATAAGAAGAATGAGGAGACGTCGCGAAAATTCAGCACACTTCTACAG gAGTTGAACAAGTGTAAAACCGAACTACAATATTGGCGATCCAAATCACCAGCAATACCAGTATGCGTAGGTTGTGGCCAGTCAATGCCAGTCCCCACAGAAGATTTACAAGCTTTAGCCAATCAGGGAGTGTTGCCGGATGCGTTTGGTGAAGGGCATGACTTCATTCCCATCGCAGATGCTCACAGTCCCACCGAAGTGGTACAGCAATCTGTAGTTACGCAATCTCCATCGACGCCGACGGTGGACATGGCACCTCCAAAGGCTCCCGTGCCTTCGATATCCTTTAAACGGAAACCTACTGCAGAAGAAACGTCGGGTGATGCCGCAAAAAAATCACGTCGCACTGCCAAGTCTCGTCAGGCTAAGCGCTCAAAGATATAA